The proteins below come from a single Tsuneonella deserti genomic window:
- a CDS encoding SPOR domain-containing protein — protein sequence MMTRTNRTARMLTLAAGTALASVTLAGCATKAAPRADLSASQAEVALAHGKSTEAVRHAEAAVLADPRNPVYRTMLGAAYMDAGRFQAARTSFDDALELGDDSARTALGFALAAIATGDKAGALEVLNEWRDDIPAGDLGLALALAGDPQQGVFVLSNAVRAGENTPKTRQNLAYAMALNGSWAGARIMAAEDVPADKLDARLAEWAELAGADQGSNRVAALIGTRAVADPGQPVELALANNPSNEQLAAEAAAAATPAAEEQPVEVAYVGGELPSTQPAAPPASPVEDTTALALAAPVAEQPREFAEAFAAPAPVAATPAQMIAAAVEFVSQPVVQDAPVRAEPVHMAVSERAPAPVAKGFAGNHAGSHLVQLGSFSSEESARRAWGIYARRFPQLSQFDMVITKAVVRGKTYYRVNAGGLQRAEASTMCSSVRRQGQGCFAWAEGRPLPGAIARSDIRMAVR from the coding sequence ATGATGACCCGCACCAACCGAACCGCAAGGATGCTGACGCTGGCCGCCGGCACCGCGCTCGCATCCGTCACGTTGGCGGGGTGCGCGACGAAAGCCGCTCCACGCGCCGATCTTTCCGCCAGCCAGGCCGAAGTCGCGCTGGCTCATGGCAAGTCTACTGAAGCGGTTCGCCATGCCGAGGCGGCAGTTCTCGCCGATCCGCGCAACCCGGTCTATCGCACGATGCTCGGCGCGGCCTACATGGACGCCGGCCGCTTCCAGGCCGCCCGCACCAGCTTCGACGATGCCCTCGAGCTGGGCGACGACAGCGCGCGCACCGCGCTCGGTTTCGCGCTCGCCGCGATCGCCACCGGCGACAAGGCAGGGGCGCTCGAAGTGCTGAACGAGTGGCGCGACGACATCCCCGCCGGCGACTTGGGCCTGGCGCTCGCGCTGGCGGGCGATCCGCAGCAGGGCGTGTTCGTGCTTTCGAACGCAGTCCGCGCTGGCGAGAATACGCCCAAGACGCGCCAGAACCTGGCCTATGCCATGGCGCTCAACGGAAGCTGGGCCGGCGCCCGGATCATGGCGGCCGAAGACGTGCCAGCCGACAAACTTGACGCTCGTCTCGCCGAGTGGGCGGAGCTCGCAGGGGCGGACCAGGGCAGCAACCGGGTCGCCGCCCTGATCGGGACCCGCGCAGTGGCGGACCCGGGCCAGCCGGTCGAACTGGCCCTGGCGAACAACCCGAGCAACGAGCAGCTCGCTGCCGAAGCCGCCGCTGCCGCAACGCCTGCAGCCGAAGAACAGCCGGTGGAAGTCGCCTACGTGGGCGGAGAACTCCCGTCCACTCAGCCCGCGGCGCCTCCCGCAAGCCCGGTCGAGGATACGACTGCCCTCGCGCTGGCCGCGCCGGTCGCCGAACAACCACGGGAATTTGCCGAGGCTTTCGCAGCCCCTGCACCTGTGGCGGCTACCCCGGCCCAGATGATTGCCGCCGCGGTCGAGTTCGTTTCCCAGCCGGTGGTACAGGATGCGCCCGTGCGGGCCGAGCCGGTCCATATGGCAGTGAGCGAACGCGCCCCCGCCCCTGTCGCAAAGGGTTTCGCTGGCAATCACGCCGGAAGCCACCTCGTTCAGTTGGGCTCCTTCTCGTCGGAAGAGAGCGCGCGGCGTGCCTGGGGCATCTACGCCAGGCGCTTCCCGCAGCTTTCGCAGTTCGACATGGTCATCACCAAGGCGGTGGTGCGCGGAAAGACCTATTATCGTGTCAACGCCGGGGGCCTGCAGCGGGCCGAGGCAAGCACGATGTGCTCGTCGGTCCGTCGCCAGGGGCAGGGTTGCTTCGCCTGGGCCGAGGGGCGACCGCTCCCCGGTGCGATTGCCCGGAGCGACATCCGCATGGCGGTACGCTGA
- a CDS encoding dihydroorotase: protein MKQQGALSITGGRLVTREGVAEGAIRIEGGRIAGFDAPRAGDEVVEARGQLVVPGLVDFGVFSVDKPAFHFGGVTRAALMPDQDPPLDYPARVNFIAKSGKPNLWVHPLAAATVGLAGRELAEIALMRDAGARAVATGRGWIADSGVMLRLLQYAAMLDMVVVSHAEDAGLVGNAAATAGEMATRLGLPSAPAEAEALAVARDIALAELAGARLHLRQVTTAAALALVKAAKGRGAAVTAGVTPAHFMLSDLATINFRTFARISPPLRSEADRQAVREAIADGTIDVIASGHDPRGPEDKRQPFADAAPGMAGAETLLAMTLTLVRDRLIDLPRAFDLLAGAPGRLLGVDAGELREGWQGDVALVDPERPWVVDSSQMAATAGNTPFDRQPTQGRVMALFKGGVAL, encoded by the coding sequence ATGAAGCAGCAGGGTGCCCTGTCCATCACCGGCGGACGGTTGGTCACGCGGGAGGGCGTGGCAGAAGGCGCTATTCGGATCGAAGGCGGCCGCATAGCCGGATTCGATGCTCCGCGAGCGGGCGACGAAGTCGTCGAAGCGCGCGGACAACTTGTGGTGCCCGGACTGGTCGATTTCGGCGTCTTTTCGGTCGACAAGCCAGCCTTCCACTTCGGCGGGGTCACCCGGGCGGCGCTGATGCCCGACCAGGACCCGCCACTGGATTACCCGGCGCGGGTCAATTTCATCGCCAAGAGCGGCAAGCCCAACCTGTGGGTCCATCCGCTCGCTGCTGCCACTGTCGGCCTCGCAGGCAGGGAACTTGCCGAGATCGCGCTCATGCGGGACGCCGGTGCACGGGCGGTGGCGACGGGCCGCGGGTGGATCGCCGATTCCGGCGTTATGCTGCGCCTGCTGCAGTATGCCGCGATGCTCGACATGGTCGTCGTTAGCCATGCCGAGGATGCAGGCCTAGTCGGGAACGCCGCGGCAACCGCCGGCGAGATGGCGACACGTCTCGGCCTGCCGAGCGCGCCTGCCGAAGCCGAGGCGCTGGCAGTGGCACGCGACATCGCCCTCGCTGAGCTGGCGGGCGCCCGGCTGCATCTGCGCCAGGTTACGACCGCTGCCGCGCTTGCGCTCGTGAAGGCAGCGAAGGGTAGGGGGGCGGCGGTGACCGCCGGGGTCACACCGGCACACTTCATGTTGTCGGACCTGGCGACCATCAACTTTCGCACCTTCGCCCGGATCTCGCCGCCATTGCGAAGCGAGGCCGACCGCCAGGCGGTGCGCGAGGCAATCGCCGACGGCACGATCGACGTCATCGCCAGCGGGCACGATCCGCGGGGGCCGGAAGACAAGCGCCAGCCATTCGCCGATGCCGCGCCAGGGATGGCCGGTGCAGAGACGCTGCTGGCTATGACCCTCACGCTTGTGCGCGACCGGCTCATCGATCTGCCGCGCGCCTTCGATCTGCTCGCCGGAGCGCCGGGCCGGCTACTGGGCGTCGATGCCGGCGAATTGCGGGAAGGCTGGCAGGGCGATGTCGCGCTCGTCGATCCGGAGCGCCCGTGGGTGGTGGACAGCAGCCAGATGGCCGCGACCGCCGGCAATACCCCATTCGATCGCCAGCCAACCCAGGGGCGGGTGATGGCGCTATTCAAGGGCGGCGTGGCGCTCTGA
- a CDS encoding aspartate carbamoyltransferase catalytic subunit: protein MTSAEPSRSASRYPAGARAFPHRDLLAIAQLERHEILFLLDEAEQWVELNRGAAKHSGLLAGLTVINAFFENSTRTLLSFEIAGKRLGADVVNMHAAQSSVKKGETLIDTAITLNAMQPDAIVIRHGSSGATALIADKVDCPVLNAGDGQHEHPTQALLDALALRHALRARGQAADDFTGLTVTICGDVLHSRVARSNVLCLQALGASVRVCAPPSLMPSHIEMMGAIPFTDFDSALDGVDVVMMLRLQNERMSGQFIPSAREYHHLYGLTRKRLARARPHALVMHPGPMNRGVEIDSEVADLLDRSIITRQVEMGVAIRMACLDVLTRRRRGVEGWTA from the coding sequence ATGACATCGGCGGAACCATCTCGCTCCGCCAGCCGCTACCCGGCTGGTGCGCGCGCCTTCCCGCACCGCGATCTGCTGGCGATCGCCCAGCTCGAGCGGCACGAGATCCTGTTCCTTCTCGACGAGGCGGAACAGTGGGTCGAACTCAACCGCGGCGCCGCCAAGCACAGCGGTCTGCTGGCGGGCCTGACGGTCATCAACGCCTTCTTCGAGAATTCCACCCGCACGCTGCTCAGCTTCGAAATAGCGGGCAAGCGGCTGGGCGCCGACGTGGTCAACATGCATGCCGCCCAGAGCAGCGTGAAAAAGGGCGAAACGCTGATCGATACGGCCATCACGCTCAATGCCATGCAGCCGGACGCGATTGTCATCCGGCACGGCAGCAGCGGGGCGACCGCGCTGATCGCGGACAAGGTCGACTGCCCGGTTCTCAACGCCGGCGACGGGCAGCACGAGCACCCCACTCAGGCGCTGCTTGATGCCTTGGCGCTGCGCCATGCCCTGCGGGCGAGGGGGCAAGCCGCGGACGATTTTACGGGTCTGACCGTGACGATATGCGGCGACGTCCTCCATAGCCGGGTCGCCCGGTCCAACGTCCTCTGCCTTCAGGCCCTGGGCGCAAGCGTGCGCGTGTGCGCGCCACCTTCGCTGATGCCGAGCCACATCGAAATGATGGGAGCCATTCCGTTCACCGATTTCGACAGCGCGCTCGACGGGGTGGACGTGGTGATGATGCTGCGCCTGCAGAACGAGCGCATGAGCGGGCAGTTCATCCCCTCGGCGCGTGAATACCATCACCTCTACGGCCTCACGAGGAAGCGCCTCGCCCGCGCTCGCCCGCACGCGCTGGTGATGCACCCCGGCCCCATGAACCGGGGGGTCGAAATCGATAGCGAGGTTGCCGACCTCCTCGACCGCTCGATAATCACCCGCCAGGTCGAGATGGGGGTCGCCATCCGCATGGCCTGTCTCGACGTTCTCACCCGCCGCCGGCGCGGGGTCGAGGGCTGGACAGCATGA
- the sppA gene encoding signal peptide peptidase SppA: protein MSFARKVWHLIVAVKDGLSLLFLLLFFFALYAVLTARPSAAAVQEGALLLELDGTIVEEKSEVDFLSAVMAGEAPAREFDVQELVHAIDAASTDDRIKAVVLDLSQFVGGGQVHINEVGAALDRVRKTGKPVLTWAVAYADDGLLLASHASEIWVDPLGGAIVLGPGGNHLYYGELLKKLDVNARVFKVGTYKSAVEPYIRSDMSEPARENYTQLYGSMWSEWQDSVKKARPKANLALVAKDPVGWFRAAGGDAATAARNAGLVDRLGDKIAFGRRVAEVAGRDRWDDAPGAYAKTDLEPWLADNEPDDSGKAIGVITIAGEIVDGDAGPGTAGGDRIAEELNKALDDDLAGLVVRVDSPGGSVMASEQIRRAILRYKSRGVPIAVSMANVAASGGYWVSTPAQRIFAEPDTITGSIGIFAVIPTFENAAEKWGIHSDGVKTTPLSGQPDLIAGLPPEADAMMQSYIENGYRDFIRRVSQSRKMTAQRVDAIGQGRVWDGGAARQIGLVDQYGGLPDALEWVAAQAKLGDGNWHAEYLGEDRGTTDTLLRQLLIGDGEERGQTPDVFALLAGRQQALLGQIEADAERLTRVQGMQAYCLECAPVTGQLPKGTLSGWLVKLLALLG from the coding sequence ATGTCTTTCGCCCGCAAGGTCTGGCACCTGATCGTCGCCGTCAAGGACGGGCTCAGCCTGCTGTTCCTGCTGCTTTTCTTCTTCGCGCTCTACGCGGTGCTCACTGCCCGGCCCAGCGCGGCGGCAGTCCAGGAAGGAGCGCTGCTGCTCGAGCTCGACGGCACGATCGTCGAGGAAAAGAGCGAGGTCGATTTCCTCTCCGCGGTGATGGCGGGTGAGGCTCCCGCCCGCGAATTCGACGTGCAGGAACTGGTCCACGCGATTGACGCGGCGTCCACGGACGACCGGATCAAGGCCGTGGTGCTCGATCTCTCGCAGTTCGTCGGCGGCGGACAGGTGCACATAAACGAAGTGGGAGCCGCCCTCGACCGCGTACGCAAGACGGGCAAGCCGGTCCTCACCTGGGCGGTCGCCTATGCCGACGATGGCTTGTTGCTGGCGAGCCACGCGAGCGAGATATGGGTCGATCCCCTGGGCGGCGCGATCGTCCTCGGCCCTGGCGGCAATCATCTCTACTACGGAGAGCTGCTGAAGAAGCTCGACGTCAACGCCCGCGTGTTCAAGGTCGGCACCTACAAAAGCGCGGTAGAGCCCTACATCCGCAGCGACATGTCGGAGCCGGCGCGCGAGAATTACACGCAGCTTTACGGTTCCATGTGGAGCGAGTGGCAGGACAGTGTGAAGAAGGCGCGGCCGAAGGCGAACCTCGCACTGGTCGCGAAGGATCCGGTCGGCTGGTTCAGGGCCGCGGGCGGCGATGCGGCGACCGCGGCCAGGAACGCCGGGCTGGTCGACCGTCTGGGCGACAAGATCGCGTTCGGAAGGCGGGTGGCCGAGGTCGCGGGGCGGGACCGTTGGGACGACGCGCCCGGCGCCTATGCCAAAACCGATCTGGAGCCGTGGCTGGCGGATAACGAACCGGACGACAGCGGCAAGGCTATTGGCGTGATCACCATTGCTGGCGAGATCGTCGACGGAGATGCCGGCCCCGGAACCGCCGGTGGAGACCGGATCGCCGAAGAGCTCAACAAGGCGCTCGACGACGACTTGGCCGGGTTGGTCGTGCGGGTGGATTCGCCGGGTGGGTCGGTGATGGCGAGCGAGCAGATCCGCCGCGCCATCCTGCGCTATAAGTCCAGGGGCGTTCCCATCGCCGTGTCGATGGCCAATGTCGCCGCCAGCGGCGGTTACTGGGTATCGACTCCCGCCCAGCGCATCTTTGCCGAGCCTGACACGATCACCGGCTCGATCGGGATATTCGCGGTCATCCCCACGTTCGAGAATGCCGCCGAGAAGTGGGGTATTCATTCGGACGGAGTGAAAACCACCCCGCTTTCCGGACAACCCGACCTTATCGCGGGTCTGCCCCCTGAGGCCGACGCGATGATGCAAAGCTACATCGAGAATGGCTATCGGGATTTCATCCGCCGGGTTTCGCAGTCGCGCAAGATGACGGCGCAGCGTGTCGATGCCATCGGACAAGGCCGGGTTTGGGATGGCGGTGCCGCTCGCCAGATCGGCCTCGTCGATCAATACGGCGGGCTTCCGGACGCGCTGGAATGGGTCGCTGCCCAGGCAAAGCTGGGCGATGGGAACTGGCACGCGGAATACCTCGGCGAGGATAGAGGCACAACCGACACCCTGCTTCGCCAGTTGCTGATCGGCGATGGCGAGGAGCGCGGGCAAACGCCGGACGTGTTCGCCCTACTCGCTGGGCGTCAGCAGGCGCTCCTCGGCCAGATCGAGGCCGACGCCGAACGGCTTACCCGCGTTCAGGGAATGCAGGCATACTGCCTGGAATGCGCACCGGTGACAGGCCAGTTGCCGAAGGGCACCCTGTCCGGGTGGTTGGTCAAGCTGCTCGCCCTGCTGGGATAG
- a CDS encoding heavy metal translocating P-type ATPase has product MHQHRHEHDCCASGSSADERVHQATTDPVCGMKVDPATAEHSDDFAGSRFHFCSAHCLARFKADPARYLRPAAARDVVEVAAGTIWTCPMHPEIRQEGPGTCPICGMGLEPLEPELEEGPNPELIDMTRRFWTSAALALPLAVLAIAMELFGWQGLPMRVTQWLQFALATPVVLWCGWPFFERFWQSLRTRHLNMFTLIGLGVGVAYTYSVVATLAPGSFPPSLRTMDGLVPVYFEAAAMITALVLLGQVLELRARAATGSAIRALLGLAPKTARKVTGADQDEDVPLDQVQVGDLLRIRPGEKIPVDGVVVEGRSSVDEAMISGEPVPVEKTEGDRVTGATVNGTGSMVMRADRVGRDTMLSQIVRMVADAQRSRAPIQALADKVSGWFVPAVVLASIITFVAWSFLGPEPRTVHALVNAIAVLIIACPCALGLATPMSIMVGTGRGAQAGVLVKNAEALELTEKIDTLVIDKTGTLTVGKPRLVAVHPVAGMDEDTVLRLAAALERGSEHPLAAAMVEAAQEHGIAVPESADFASVTGKGVTGTVDDRPIALGNGALMDSLHIDSSALEDAADEHRSKGEGVMFVAVDGSLAGVLAVADPVKDGAAAAVAELRRSGIRVVMMTGDNRKTAEAVARRVGIDEVMADVLPARKQANVEELRRASRRVAMAGDGINDAPALAAADVGIAMGTGTDVAMESAAITLLKGDLGGIVRARHLSRATMRNIRQNLFFSFVFNAAGVPIAAGVLYPWFGLLLSPIIAGAAMAFSSVAVIGNSLRLRSVRL; this is encoded by the coding sequence ATGCATCAACACCGACACGAGCATGACTGCTGCGCGAGCGGTTCTTCCGCAGACGAGCGAGTCCATCAGGCGACCACTGATCCGGTGTGCGGGATGAAAGTCGATCCGGCGACCGCCGAGCACAGCGATGATTTCGCAGGCTCGCGCTTCCACTTTTGCAGCGCGCATTGCCTCGCCCGGTTCAAGGCCGATCCCGCGCGCTACCTCCGCCCGGCCGCCGCCCGAGACGTCGTCGAAGTCGCGGCTGGCACGATCTGGACCTGCCCGATGCATCCCGAGATCCGCCAGGAAGGACCGGGCACCTGCCCGATCTGCGGAATGGGCCTGGAACCGCTGGAACCGGAGCTCGAAGAGGGGCCAAACCCCGAATTGATCGACATGACGCGGCGCTTCTGGACAAGTGCCGCGCTCGCGCTGCCGCTGGCCGTCCTGGCGATCGCGATGGAGCTGTTCGGCTGGCAGGGCCTGCCGATGCGGGTCACCCAATGGTTGCAGTTCGCCCTCGCCACACCGGTTGTCCTGTGGTGCGGCTGGCCCTTTTTCGAGCGGTTCTGGCAATCTCTGCGCACCCGCCACCTCAACATGTTCACCCTCATCGGGCTCGGGGTGGGCGTGGCCTATACCTACAGCGTCGTGGCCACGCTGGCTCCGGGAAGCTTTCCACCTTCGCTGAGGACGATGGACGGCCTCGTTCCGGTCTATTTCGAAGCGGCCGCCATGATCACCGCACTGGTTCTTCTGGGCCAGGTGCTGGAACTGCGTGCGCGTGCGGCGACCGGGTCGGCGATCCGCGCGCTTCTGGGGCTGGCGCCGAAGACCGCCCGGAAAGTAACCGGGGCGGACCAGGATGAGGACGTACCGCTCGATCAGGTACAGGTCGGCGATCTTCTGCGCATTCGGCCCGGTGAGAAAATTCCGGTCGATGGCGTGGTCGTCGAAGGACGCAGCTCGGTCGACGAGGCGATGATCAGCGGTGAGCCGGTGCCGGTCGAGAAGACCGAGGGCGACCGCGTTACCGGCGCGACCGTCAACGGCACCGGCAGCATGGTAATGCGCGCCGACCGGGTGGGGCGTGACACCATGCTGTCGCAGATCGTTCGAATGGTGGCTGACGCACAGCGGTCCAGGGCGCCGATCCAGGCCTTGGCCGACAAGGTTTCCGGCTGGTTCGTGCCCGCTGTCGTGCTAGCCTCGATCATCACCTTCGTCGCCTGGAGCTTTTTGGGGCCCGAACCGCGCACCGTCCATGCCCTGGTGAACGCGATCGCCGTTCTCATCATCGCCTGTCCTTGCGCGCTGGGACTGGCCACGCCGATGTCGATAATGGTTGGCACCGGCCGCGGAGCGCAGGCCGGGGTTCTGGTGAAGAACGCCGAGGCGCTCGAGCTGACCGAGAAGATCGACACCCTGGTCATCGACAAGACCGGCACGCTTACTGTTGGCAAGCCACGGCTGGTGGCGGTCCATCCTGTCGCGGGCATGGATGAGGACACTGTACTGCGTCTTGCCGCCGCGCTCGAACGTGGCAGCGAGCATCCGCTCGCGGCGGCCATGGTCGAAGCGGCGCAGGAACATGGGATTGCCGTCCCGGAAAGCGCCGACTTCGCGTCCGTCACTGGCAAGGGCGTCACGGGCACAGTCGACGACCGGCCGATCGCGTTGGGCAACGGGGCTCTCATGGACTCCCTCCACATCGACAGCAGCGCATTGGAAGATGCGGCGGACGAGCACCGCTCAAAGGGCGAGGGAGTCATGTTCGTAGCTGTCGACGGCAGCCTGGCCGGAGTCCTCGCCGTGGCCGATCCGGTAAAGGACGGCGCCGCAGCGGCCGTCGCGGAGTTGCGGCGGAGCGGCATTCGCGTCGTCATGATGACGGGGGACAACCGGAAAACCGCCGAAGCGGTGGCGCGGCGCGTGGGCATCGACGAAGTCATGGCGGACGTCCTGCCGGCCCGGAAGCAGGCGAACGTGGAGGAACTGCGTCGAGCGAGCCGCCGCGTGGCCATGGCCGGAGACGGAATCAACGATGCGCCGGCCCTTGCCGCTGCGGACGTCGGGATCGCGATGGGAACCGGCACCGACGTGGCGATGGAAAGCGCAGCCATCACCTTGCTCAAGGGGGACCTCGGCGGGATAGTCCGGGCGCGGCATCTGAGCCGGGCGACGATGCGCAACATCCGCCAGAACCTGTTCTTCTCGTTCGTATTCAACGCCGCGGGCGTGCCGATAGCGGCCGGCGTGCTTTACCCGTGGTTCGGGCTTCTGCTGAGCCCCATCATCGCGGGAGCGGCGATGGCCTTCAGCTCCGTCGCCGTGATCGGAAATTCCCTGAGGTTGAGGAGCGTGCGGCTGTGA
- the cueR gene encoding Cu(I)-responsive transcriptional regulator, whose protein sequence is MKIGEASTLSGVSQRMIRHYEKIGLMPAAARRESGYRDYSEADVHTLRFIGRARDLGFSIAEIGQLVALWNDRDRSSADVKALALARAAELDRKAHHLEEMRDALLALASRCHGTDRPDCPIIGGLEAA, encoded by the coding sequence GTGAAGATCGGTGAAGCATCCACTCTGTCGGGAGTCAGCCAGCGCATGATCCGACATTATGAAAAGATCGGCCTTATGCCTGCTGCGGCCCGTCGGGAAAGTGGATATCGCGACTACAGCGAAGCGGATGTTCACACGCTGCGTTTTATCGGCAGGGCACGTGACCTGGGTTTCTCGATCGCCGAAATCGGACAGCTGGTTGCCCTGTGGAACGATCGCGATCGATCGAGCGCGGACGTCAAGGCGCTGGCGCTGGCGCGGGCGGCCGAACTCGATCGCAAGGCGCATCATCTGGAAGAGATGCGCGACGCCCTATTGGCGCTCGCTTCGCGCTGCCACGGCACCGACCGGCCCGATTGCCCGATCATCGGCGGGCTAGAGGCAGCATGA
- a CDS encoding copper resistance system multicopper oxidase, giving the protein MRDTMPLSRRGFVTGGAAILGLAGAFPAWARTGSQGLAAKGSGLVTGPNIDLSIAAAELAVNRRSGHAVTINGSIPGPLIRLKEGQEVRLRVSNHLHEDTSIHWHGLIVPFEMDGVPGVSFPGIKPHSTFEYRFPIRQSGTYWYHSHSGLQEQVGHYGPLIIDPEGADPVAYDREHVIVLSDWSFLHPHTIFTRLKQEGGFFNRQKLTLADRLGDKTDPMTPAERDMFARMRMDPTDISDVTEAAYTFLINGHSADENWTGLFTPGERVRLRIINAAAQTTFNFRIPGLPMTVVATDGNNVRPVEIDEFQIGNAETYDVIVRPGDQPCALVAEAIDRSGMGVATLAPRAGMRAAAPRLRERPTLGMKDMGMGNSSAHDHMATKTDGIDHAAMDHTAAPPPSHQPMRAPPPMQPAEDHGSMNMRDASRVDFPLGAGVDMIAPMPVDRTGDPGVGLEDVGHRVLTYKDLVSLEPRSDTRLPGRMIEIHLTGNMERFMWSLDGEQLSENPEPYRFARNERVRMRLINDTMMTHPMHLHGHFWELVNGHGDRQPLKHTVRVLPGGYVDLDLTADAPGDWAFHCHLLYHMHAGMMRIVKVRPLEGEPA; this is encoded by the coding sequence ATGCGTGACACGATGCCATTGAGCCGGCGGGGCTTCGTCACCGGTGGCGCCGCCATCCTTGGCCTCGCGGGCGCCTTTCCCGCGTGGGCGCGCACGGGCAGCCAAGGCCTCGCCGCAAAGGGCTCGGGCCTGGTCACAGGACCAAACATCGACCTGTCGATCGCGGCCGCCGAGCTCGCGGTGAACAGGAGATCAGGACACGCGGTGACCATCAACGGTTCGATCCCGGGCCCGCTTATCCGGTTGAAGGAAGGGCAGGAGGTTCGCCTACGGGTGAGCAATCACCTCCACGAGGATACCTCGATCCACTGGCACGGCCTGATCGTGCCGTTCGAAATGGACGGAGTACCAGGCGTCAGCTTTCCGGGTATCAAGCCGCACTCGACCTTCGAGTACCGCTTCCCCATCCGGCAGTCCGGTACCTATTGGTATCACAGCCACAGCGGGCTGCAGGAGCAGGTGGGGCACTACGGACCGCTGATCATCGATCCCGAGGGAGCCGATCCCGTTGCTTACGATCGGGAGCACGTGATCGTGCTGTCCGACTGGAGCTTTCTGCATCCCCACACGATCTTCACGCGGCTGAAGCAGGAAGGCGGCTTCTTCAATCGCCAGAAGCTCACCCTTGCAGACAGGCTTGGCGACAAGACCGATCCGATGACGCCGGCGGAACGCGACATGTTCGCTCGCATGCGGATGGACCCAACTGATATCTCGGATGTGACCGAGGCAGCGTATACGTTCCTGATCAACGGTCACAGCGCCGACGAAAACTGGACCGGGTTGTTCACGCCCGGCGAGCGCGTTCGCCTTCGCATCATCAATGCCGCCGCGCAGACGACCTTCAACTTTCGAATTCCCGGCCTGCCGATGACTGTCGTCGCCACCGATGGAAACAATGTCCGACCGGTGGAGATCGACGAGTTCCAGATCGGTAACGCCGAGACGTACGACGTAATCGTGCGGCCCGGTGACCAGCCCTGCGCGCTGGTAGCCGAAGCAATCGATCGATCCGGCATGGGCGTGGCGACGCTTGCGCCCCGCGCCGGGATGCGCGCGGCCGCCCCGCGGCTTCGCGAGCGACCGACGCTGGGCATGAAAGACATGGGAATGGGCAATTCAAGCGCCCACGATCATATGGCTACCAAGACCGACGGGATCGACCATGCCGCCATGGACCACACGGCAGCACCCCCGCCGTCGCACCAACCCATGCGCGCACCACCGCCTATGCAACCTGCGGAAGATCACGGCAGCATGAACATGCGCGATGCATCCAGGGTGGATTTTCCGCTCGGTGCCGGGGTCGACATGATCGCGCCGATGCCGGTCGACCGTACGGGCGACCCGGGGGTCGGACTGGAAGACGTCGGCCATCGCGTCCTGACTTACAAGGACCTCGTTTCGCTCGAGCCCCGCAGCGACACGCGGCTGCCGGGCCGCATGATCGAGATCCATCTGACCGGGAACATGGAACGCTTCATGTGGTCGCTCGATGGAGAACAATTGTCCGAAAACCCCGAACCCTACCGTTTCGCGCGCAACGAGCGAGTGCGGATGCGGCTGATCAACGACACGATGATGACTCACCCGATGCACCTGCACGGCCACTTCTGGGAACTCGTCAACGGCCATGGCGACCGACAGCCGCTCAAGCACACGGTCCGGGTTCTCCCCGGTGGCTATGTCGATCTCGATCTCACCGCGGATGCGCCTGGAGACTGGGCGTTCCACTGCCATCTGCTCTACCACATGCACGCGGGGATGATGCGCATCGTTAAAGTGCGTCCTCTCGAAGGAGAGCCGGCATGA